A window of the Nibribacter ruber genome harbors these coding sequences:
- the pruA gene encoding L-glutamate gamma-semialdehyde dehydrogenase — translation MANGFFNVPIPVNEPVKSYAPGSKEREELLNTYNELREQQLDIPMYIGGEEVRSGKTGTIAPPHDHQRVIATYHQGDASHVQQAIDAALAAREQWANMPWESRAAIFLKAADLLAGPFRARMNAATMLGQSKNAFQAEIDAACELIDFFKFNVKYMTDIYKMQPESLPGMWNRLEHRPLEGFVFALTPFNFTSIAANLPAAPALMGNVVVWKPANTQIYSAKVIMDLFKAAGVPDGVINLVYVDGPVAGDVIFKHRDFSGIHFTGSTGVFNHIWKTIGENVGNYRNYPRIVGETGGKDFIVAHKSADAKEVAVAITRGAFEYQGQKCSAASRAYIPSNIWEDVKAYVIEDLASLEMGDPQDFGNFINAVIDEKSFDKLAKYIDAAKKDKGVEIIAGGNYDKSKGYFIEPTIIVAEDPSYVTMCEELFGPVLTLHVYDENKFEETLEIVDKTSPYALTGAIFSNDRYAIEVASKKLSHAAGNFYINDKPTGAVVGQQPFGGSRASGTNDKAGSMLNLLRWTTARTIKETFVPPVDYRYPFLQRGSAPEGAI, via the coding sequence ATGGCCAACGGATTTTTCAATGTTCCCATTCCGGTGAACGAGCCTGTGAAGAGCTATGCTCCGGGCAGCAAAGAAAGAGAAGAACTTCTCAACACATACAATGAACTGCGCGAGCAGCAACTGGACATTCCCATGTACATTGGCGGCGAAGAAGTGCGTAGCGGCAAGACCGGCACCATCGCGCCTCCGCATGATCACCAGCGCGTGATTGCCACCTATCATCAGGGAGATGCCAGCCACGTACAACAAGCCATTGATGCTGCTTTGGCCGCTCGTGAGCAATGGGCCAACATGCCTTGGGAAAGCCGCGCCGCCATCTTCTTGAAAGCCGCCGATCTTTTGGCAGGTCCTTTCAGAGCGCGCATGAACGCTGCCACCATGCTGGGGCAGTCCAAGAACGCGTTTCAGGCTGAGATTGATGCCGCCTGTGAGCTGATTGACTTCTTCAAGTTCAACGTGAAGTACATGACCGACATCTACAAGATGCAACCAGAGTCATTGCCCGGCATGTGGAACCGGTTGGAGCACCGCCCGCTAGAAGGCTTCGTGTTTGCTTTGACGCCGTTCAACTTTACCTCTATTGCCGCTAACCTGCCGGCCGCCCCTGCCTTGATGGGCAACGTGGTGGTTTGGAAACCAGCCAACACGCAGATCTATTCGGCTAAAGTGATCATGGACCTGTTCAAAGCCGCTGGCGTGCCAGACGGCGTAATCAACCTAGTGTATGTAGACGGACCGGTTGCGGGTGACGTTATCTTCAAGCACCGTGATTTCTCTGGTATCCACTTCACCGGTAGTACTGGCGTATTCAACCACATCTGGAAAACCATCGGTGAGAACGTAGGCAACTACCGCAACTACCCACGCATTGTGGGGGAGACTGGTGGTAAAGACTTCATCGTGGCACATAAATCAGCGGATGCCAAAGAAGTAGCCGTGGCCATTACTCGTGGCGCCTTTGAGTACCAGGGCCAGAAATGTTCTGCCGCCTCTAGAGCGTACATCCCTAGCAACATCTGGGAAGACGTGAAAGCCTACGTGATTGAAGACTTAGCATCACTGGAGATGGGTGACCCGCAGGACTTCGGGAATTTCATCAACGCCGTGATTGACGAGAAATCGTTTGACAAGTTGGCCAAGTACATTGACGCTGCCAAGAAAGACAAAGGGGTAGAGATCATTGCCGGTGGTAACTATGACAAGAGCAAAGGATACTTCATTGAGCCAACCATCATCGTTGCAGAAGATCCTTCTTATGTGACCATGTGCGAAGAGCTTTTCGGACCGGTGTTGACTTTGCACGTGTATGATGAAAACAAATTTGAGGAGACTTTGGAGATTGTAGACAAAACGTCTCCATACGCTTTGACAGGTGCCATCTTCTCTAATGACCGTTACGCCATTGAGGTAGCTTCTAAGAAACTTTCTCATGCGGCCGGTAACTTCTACATCAATGACAAGCCTACGGGTGCCGTGGTAGGCCAGCAGCCGTTCGGTGGATCGCGCGCCTCGGGCACCAATGACAAGGCCGGCTCCATGCTGAACCTGTTGCGTTGGACTACTGCCCGTACCATCAAAGAAACGTTTGTACCGCCGGTAGATTACCGCTACCCGTTCTTACAGCGCGGAAGCGCCCCAGAAGGCGCTATCTAA